The genomic DNA CAACGATATTGCTTATGTGGTGTCAGAATTCCACAGGGCATGGCCCTCGTTTACCCTCTTCAGTGGTCGGGACTTATAGATTGATGATCCACGGGCGATGCTGAAGCCCGCTCTGATAGTCTAGCTCAGAGCTTTCTCCCACTGCGCTGACACGTAGTTGTCGGAATCATCTTATACGAAAGGGCTTGGATGGATACCGTCGTGGACGTCAAGTACCCATCTTGGCACGATGCATCGTCTTGGTACCTGCTACTGGGAATGGCGAAGTCCGTCTACATTGTGCTCGTGTTGCCTATACACGGCTGCTAGTAGCTTCTCCGATAGAACCATTATGTTCTCAGACTCGCGCCGTTGCTATATAATAGTGTCAACTTGAGTTGTGCGGAGCTGTCGACCTGTTGTTTGGACCTGGCCGGCTACCGGGTAGGCGTGTTGAGTTGGTCCGAAAAGAAACAATTCGTTCTTGGCGATGGCTTCGCGGCCGTCCATGGGGGTTTGGGAGCTCGAAAGATGATTTGTTGCGTTTCTTTGCATCTTTGCTTCCACTATTCGCGTTCATGTGCTTTTCCGGATCAATAATGACCTCTATACATAGTTTCGTGTCCCACTAGAGCATCAAATGTGCTTCTTCGAATGTCCTGGCACTTGTCATATTGATATCTGGGTGacttgcgcggcggccgcttgCACACGCCATCTCGTATTGGCTATTGGAAGCTCGATGTGATGATTTTAGTGGCATAATAACTGGTATGCATTAATGCATCAGTATAGATCAACGATGGCGTCAGTAACGCCACGGGTGAGTCGCCATCAGCCATCCAGCAGTTCTCGCACTTACATACGTCGCAGTGCTGTCTGGTGCCGGAGCCGGATGTTTTTTTCGGGAGGGTAGTTGCGTGAGATTCCAACGTATACCATCTACTCTTCTACAAAACAAGCCGAAGTAAGAGCCTGGTTGCGAGTCTATCGGTCAGTACGTTTGACACCTAGGTGGCATGTCCAGGACAGTCAACCATACGCAAGTATAGATACATGTGCGGCTGTACGTCGTCCATTTAATGGAACGAGGGATTGTACGACGGAATGTAGTCTTGCTTGTTATCGAAGAGCAAGGTGAGTAATTTGTGCTTGAGAGGAAGCTATGGTGTTCCAACCGGCTTTGTTGACTGAGTTCTCACCGGACGCACCATTGACGCCATAGCTAGATACGACTCACGAAGTAACCTATAGTGAGCTGCCTTCTGCCGTCAGCTATCCCCTGCAGCGACATGGAATTAAGACCGCtcgagcgagagagacggTCCAGCGCTGACACCGCTGAGGCAGGAACCAAGGCAGAGGCGCGGCCCTGTTGACGCTCACCAAAGATGCCACGGCGCTATACGGAGCGACCATCTTGGTGAGGTGATTGCTGAGCCAGTGACCTCAGCTCTTGCCATTTCAAGAGGCTCATCTTACTCAAGTAGCCTCGTAGATCGCTCCGTGTCGCGCGATTGGCCAGTAGAGCCTGCGCAGTTGCCATTTCCATTTCATGCACTGCCAGGACGTCGTGTCACGTGGAGTTGTGCATAATGAGGCAATGAAATGCCCTCAAGTCTGCTAGGCCGCCCAGCTGAAGATTCCCTGCATGGGATGGCCCTTCATGACCGTCACGTATTTGTGCGACCGCGGTCGGAAGCGCCGTTGACGACACCTGCCACGGCTTTCGACTCCGGCTCAATCACTCATGATCACCCGGCAGATGCAGCCCCTGGCCGAACAGCATGGTACAGCGGCCGATGCGACAGGtagacgatggcgccgtccGCGATGGAGGCCGACTTAATCTGCTGTgtctcgatggcggcggcgttcgcGGGCTGTCGTCATTGCACATTCTGCAGAGGCTGATGGAGCAGATCGATCCTGAGAAGCCGCCGAAGCCGTGCGACTATTTCGACATGATATGCGGGACGTCCACGGGGGGTTTGATCGCTATCATGCTGGGAAGACTCCGAATGACGGTCGCGCAATGCATCCGCGAATATGAGGAACTGTCCTCGTCCGTATTCACCAAGCGCCGACACAGGCTCAACTGGAAGGGCCAGCTCCAAGGCCGCTTTGACCACGCAGCGCTCGAAGATGGGGTCAAAGCGATCCTTGGACGACTCGATTTCCCGGAGGACGAGCTTCTCAAAGAAGCAGACGGGAAGCCTCGGTGCAAGGTGTACGGTGCCCCCTCTCTCATTTTGCACAACGGTCCGACACTAAACCTTGACAGCTTTGTCTCGACCATGAGGCAGGAAATCTCCGACATTGTCAACCTGACGAGCTACTACTCTCCGACTTGGGGCACCTCGATGCTCGATCGTGCCAAGATCTGGGAAGCTGCACGTGCGACGTCGGCAGCGACCTCATTCTTTGACCCCTGTGTCATCGACGGCAAGTCcttcgccgacggcggaACCGGCGCCAACAACCCAATACACCAGCTCTGGGCGGAGGCGTCGTGTGTCTATGGTGACGGCAACACAAGCAGTGCATGGAAGCTGGAGGATCACTTGCACTGCCTCGTATCCATAGGGACCGGTACGCCGTCGCGCAAGCCGTTTGGTCCCGATCTACAAGACGTAGCTACGGCGCTACGAGCGATTGCCACGAGTGCCGAGTCTGTGGCACAGACTTTCGAGCGGGAGCATCCACATTTGGTGAATAGTTGTGCATATTTCCGGTTCAACGTCACAAACGGCctgcagggcgtcggcctcgaagCATCTGATCGACTGGGCGAGATCGAGGCTTTGACAAGCAGTTACTGCGCTTCTCCGACGATAATTCAGAAGATGAAAACCTGCGCCACCAAACTGACAGGGATTAGGTGCAATGAAGGTCTCGGTTGTGAGTCCACTGAGGCCCCTTTGCTGCGTGGAATAATGTTGACAGTAATCAGGGGTTGAGCAGGCCGGGATCCGATTCAAGCAACTGATGGCTCCCCAAGTTTGCGTGCCGTTCAGCCAAGACGAAATTGTAAACACAGACTCGACAGACTCGGTCGATCTCTTCAGTTTCATTCACTGCCGATCCTTCGAAGACTGGCTGCAGAGCCAGTCTCGATGGCTCATCTGCCTCACCTCGGCCACCATGAGCTCGCGGACCGTCAAGTTTGACCACACGTTTCCGCTGGCGGAGAGACTAAGTAAACGTCTCTCAGTATATCGTCTCGAGGGATATACTACACTCTATATCAATTGTTACTGGGTCCTGGATAGGCCAGGGGGCTTCCGCCTGCAGGTGCTGGTCGAGGAGCACCTGAAGCGTACGAACCAGATCCCAGGAAAAACGTCAACATATGACACCATCCTTCCGGCTTTGTTTTATCAGTTGTGCAACCAATCGTCCAATAAATTTGCGATGCTGCAAGGGTTTTGCAACTCATTGAATGATGACCGGGCGGCGATGTTTCGACAACATATGGTCCAGGAGGGGATGCCGGGCACGTGGGACCTCGTGGAGGTCATGGAATTCCTTCTTGCAACTTGCGAGCAGGGCATTCTGGTGGCAATCGATGGCATCGATGCTCTTTCTGAGGTTGATAGTATTGCCTTGATGATCCTACTGAATCGCCTTAACACGAAGGGCGTCGATCTCAAGCTGCTATTTTGTGGTGCCTCTGATATGGCCAAAGCGCcaggcggcatcgacgtcgcgATCGTGACCGACTCTACAGAAGCGAATGGTGAGCATATTCTATTCCTGATGCATTGCAAATGATAACTTTTGGAACCCGGCAGAATGCCGCGCTACCCTAAGGTTCGACGAATTCAATGTCCGCAAGTCCCAAATCGCACCCGCCGCGTCGGGCACGACCGAGTGGATTTGGAAACATCCCGTCTTTAGAGACTTTGCATCTAGGCGCAACGGGCTGCTTTGGATCAGGGGCAAGCCAGGGAGTGGTAAATCGGTACTGGCAAAGTCCATCCAGAAAATGCTACTCGGTTCGAATCCAGGCCGtaccctcgtcggcgactgGTTCTACCACGGCCGGAGGGGTGCCCACTATATACGGCATCTATCGTTTCTGAGATCGGTGCTGCACCAATTTCTCGAGCAGAACCTGTCGCTATTTTCGGAGTATTTCCTCGACGCTTATCGCCGCCAGGGCCCCATGAGCCCGAACGGATGGTCATACGAGACACTCGCAGACATATTCCAGCGAATCTGCTGTGGGCCGCTCCATGTCATCTGTGTCATCGATGCCATGGACGAAGCGGAGGATGCCACCATTCTAGATTCCCTTGTGGAGATTGTGCAAGGCAGGCCAGGGTCGAATGCAAGTTTCATCGTCCTCAGTAGGCCTCACATTGACATCGAGCGCCGGGTCTACAATGTGCCTGTCCTGGACCTGGAGCGTCAGAACGAAGCAGACATTCAACGTATCATTAGTGCTGGAGTCGATTCGCTCAGGAAATCCCTGCATTCGCTCGACTTCGACAAACCTGCCTCGCTCGGCCCTCGTTCGGCTGTACGAATGCGCAAGTCCCGGTTTGGCTCTATTGCCATGAGCCAGGCTCGCGAACAGGAGGCCATCGAACGTATCCGCAAGACGCTCTTGACCAAGGCACAGGGCTCAATTCTATGGGTCAAGCTTGTCTTGGACAGGCTCAACCAAGCTTCGCAGGAGTTCGGCGGCGCAACCCTGGACGACATGGAGTCGCTCGTCAATGAGATCCCAAAGGAATTGCAAGAGTTGTACCGTCAAATCCTCGCCACGCTGATTAAAGGAAAGTCTGCGGAGATGATCCAGGACATTCGCAGAGCGCTGATGTGGATAGGCGCTGCAGGAAATCTCGGCGACGTGACGCTCGAGAACCTGTGGGAagcgctggcgctgctcaaggatGAATTTCGATCAGAAAACCTGGACGGGGTGTGGCAGAG from Purpureocillium takamizusanense chromosome 4, complete sequence includes the following:
- a CDS encoding uncharacterized protein (COG:C~EggNog:ENOG50); protein product: MVQRPMRQVDDGAVRDGGRLNLLCLDGGGVRGLSSLHILQRLMEQIDPEKPPKPCDYFDMICGTSTGGLIAIMLGRLRMTVAQCIREYEELSSSVFTKRRHRLNWKGQLQGRFDHAALEDGVKAILGRLDFPEDELLKEADGKPRCKVFVSTMRQEISDIVNLTSYYSPTWGTSMLDRAKIWEAARATSAATSFFDPCVIDGKSFADGGTGANNPIHQLWAEASCVYGDGNTSSAWKLEDHLHCLVSIGTGTPSRKPFGPDLQDVATALRAIATSAESVAQTFEREHPHLVNSCAYFRFNVTNGLQGVGLEASDRLGEIEALTSSYCASPTIIQKMKTCATKLTGIRCNEGLGWVEQAGIRFKQLMAPQVCVPFSQDEIVNTDSTDSVDLFSFIHCRSFEDWLQSQSRWLICLTSATMSSRTVKFDHTFPLAERLSKRLSVYRLEGYTTLYINCYWVLDRPGGFRLQVLVEEHLKRTNQIPGKTSTYDTILPALFYQLCNQSSNKFAMLQGFCNSLNDDRAAMFRQHMVQEGMPGTWDLVEVMEFLLATCEQGILVAIDGIDALSEVDSIALMILLNRLNTKGVDLKLLFCGASDMAKAPGGIDVAIVTDSTEANECRATLRFDEFNVRKSQIAPAASGTTEWIWKHPVFRDFASRRNGLLWIRGKPGSGKSVLAKSIQKMLLGSNPGRTLVGDWFYHGRRGAHYIRHLSFLRSVLHQFLEQNLSLFSEYFLDAYRRQGPMSPNGWSYETLADIFQRICCGPLHVICVIDAMDEAEDATILDSLVEIVQGRPGSNASFIVLSRPHIDIERRVYNVPVLDLERQNEADIQRIISAGVDSLRKSLHSLDFDKPASLGPRSAVRMRKSRFGSIAMSQAREQEAIERIRKTLLTKAQGSILWVKLVLDRLNQASQEFGGATLDDMESLVNEIPKELQELYRQILATLIKGKSAEMIQDIRRALMWIGAAGNLGDVTLENLWEALALLKDEFRSENLDGVWQRQMLITTYDELWRKIYTMCGPFVEVYTPGLSVDESRTTQYKACSVVQLMHQSVRDFLCGGHAAGDLHFPWAVAVRLVEKNLGHYLELVARDGERNLRLGPRLPEEMVGRLSEQRLLQLALNLVEAGSGSGKRMRGLVGNWILEPAPKGSKEELLVDAIEDYLIVGESRFNPQTAVNMLSLGRLFYHACKEGLATAVRNLLLLNWLVLNEVRHPFDAILFGCIYFAASTSGDPNMTVALQLPKVAPKLPSSPRPNLKDPGLFSPVTPERWRETVLADDEPELEPEATLSKMDTASSSSSSSSSSSSETAVDNPDEPVRVRRRRPTVPASPPFDQVSEKDEKRYYSSWDSHARWHSQAWTVELTVKRGPGGTHTTTHSVTFKQWCRFLDILCGSKSRELRRRGQGTEVCVVGPSAPLPQHEEGGGSASAICEEMSDMHLEHEDEGEQIEVPLEDVEDAVLASLELGNNRTGIGVK